A genomic segment from Blastococcus sp. PRF04-17 encodes:
- a CDS encoding deoxyribonuclease IV, translated as MGAQLQIKGGLARGGLAYTDAVGAEAVQVFVGNPRGWRLTPGDPAQDALFVEGCAERSVPSFIHTPYLVNVGSPTEATVEQSIACIAHNLARGTRLGVRGVVVHAGSAVGEDRYEAALRQLHDRLLPVLESLPDDGPRLLIEPTAGGGKALAATVEDLGPYFAALEGHPLLGVCFDTCHAWAAGHDLAAPGGMSATLDTLETVVGPGRLGLVHANDSLDECGSKRDRHTNIGEGAIGVAPFAELLAHPSTSGVPVVVETPSERDGSPTAGHKRDIDLLRSLADVPSESRPTAA; from the coding sequence ATCGGCGCGCAGCTCCAGATCAAGGGCGGCCTGGCTCGCGGTGGGCTCGCCTACACCGACGCCGTCGGCGCCGAGGCCGTGCAGGTCTTCGTCGGCAACCCCCGCGGCTGGAGGCTGACCCCCGGCGACCCGGCGCAGGACGCGCTGTTCGTCGAGGGGTGCGCCGAGCGGTCGGTCCCGTCGTTCATCCACACGCCCTACCTGGTCAACGTGGGCTCACCCACGGAGGCGACGGTCGAGCAGTCGATCGCCTGCATCGCCCACAACCTCGCCCGCGGTACCCGGCTCGGCGTCCGCGGCGTCGTGGTGCACGCCGGGTCGGCCGTGGGCGAGGACCGCTACGAGGCGGCCCTCCGGCAACTGCACGACCGGCTGCTGCCCGTGCTCGAGTCGCTGCCGGACGACGGCCCGCGGCTGCTGATCGAGCCGACCGCCGGCGGCGGCAAGGCGCTGGCCGCGACGGTCGAGGATCTCGGCCCCTACTTCGCCGCGCTCGAGGGCCACCCGCTGCTCGGCGTCTGCTTCGACACCTGCCACGCCTGGGCCGCCGGCCACGACCTCGCGGCGCCCGGCGGGATGAGCGCGACGCTGGACACGCTCGAGACGGTCGTCGGCCCCGGCCGGCTGGGCCTGGTGCACGCCAACGACTCGCTGGACGAGTGCGGCTCGAAGCGCGACCGGCACACCAACATCGGCGAGGGCGCGATCGGTGTGGCCCCGTTCGCTGAGCTGCTGGCGCACCCGTCGACGTCCGGCGTCCCCGTCGTGGTCGAGACGCCGTCCGAACGCGACGGCTCCCCCACCGCCGGCCACAAGCGCGACATCGACCTGCTGCGGTCGCTGGCCGACGTGCCGTCGGAGTCCCGCCCGACCGCCGCCTGA
- a CDS encoding S8 family peptidase, protein MPIRRNLGAAAVVALTATGLGATVGDAAAAPPAQSAVETYIVTLDGGSVPAQVAARAERRFGGRTEHVYTATLNGFAIQLPVAAADRLHALDGVVAVEADQPITVAESAASWGLDRIDQRTLPLSGTYTAASTGAGVTAYIIDTGIQFSNVDFGGRAVSGYDAVDGGSADDCNGHGTHVAGTVGGTKHGVAKDVRLVAVRVLDCRGSGTTAGVIAGVEWVTKHRTSPAVANMSLGGGVSTALDNAVSASIASGVTYAVAAGNGNSRGVPQDACTVSPARVGSALTVGATDKTDAAASFSNYGACVDLFAPGVGITSAWYARKSTTATKTISGTSMASPHVAGVAALFLQNAPDASPASVATAITDLTTKDAVPTSATANNDLLFTSY, encoded by the coding sequence GTGCCCATCCGCAGGAACCTCGGCGCCGCCGCCGTCGTCGCGCTGACCGCCACCGGCCTCGGCGCCACCGTCGGCGATGCGGCCGCCGCACCGCCCGCCCAATCGGCCGTCGAGACCTACATCGTCACGCTCGACGGCGGCAGCGTGCCGGCACAGGTCGCCGCACGCGCCGAGCGCCGGTTCGGCGGCCGGACCGAGCACGTCTACACCGCGACCCTGAACGGCTTCGCCATCCAGCTCCCGGTGGCCGCCGCCGACCGGCTGCACGCCCTCGACGGGGTCGTCGCCGTCGAGGCGGACCAGCCGATCACCGTGGCGGAGTCCGCCGCCTCCTGGGGCCTGGATCGCATCGACCAGCGCACCCTCCCGCTGAGCGGCACGTACACCGCGGCCTCGACGGGCGCCGGCGTGACCGCATACATCATCGACACCGGCATCCAGTTCTCGAACGTCGACTTCGGTGGCCGCGCGGTCTCCGGCTACGACGCCGTCGACGGCGGTAGCGCCGACGACTGCAACGGACACGGCACGCACGTCGCGGGCACCGTGGGCGGGACGAAGCACGGCGTCGCGAAGGACGTCCGCCTGGTGGCGGTCCGCGTGCTCGACTGCAGAGGGAGCGGCACCACCGCCGGCGTGATCGCCGGGGTCGAGTGGGTCACGAAGCACCGCACGTCGCCGGCGGTCGCGAACATGAGCCTCGGCGGCGGCGTCAGCACCGCCCTCGACAATGCCGTGAGCGCCTCGATCGCCTCCGGGGTGACCTACGCGGTGGCAGCGGGCAACGGCAACTCCCGCGGTGTCCCGCAGGACGCCTGCACCGTGTCCCCCGCGCGCGTCGGCTCCGCGCTCACCGTGGGAGCCACGGACAAGACGGACGCAGCCGCCTCGTTCAGCAACTACGGTGCCTGCGTCGACCTCTTCGCCCCGGGCGTGGGCATCACCAGCGCCTGGTACGCGCGGAAGAGCACCACCGCGACGAAAACGATCAGCGGGACGTCGATGGCCAGCCCGCACGTGGCCGGCGTGGCCGCCCTGTTCCTGCAGAACGCGCCGGACGCGAGCCCGGCGTCGGTCGCCACCGCGATCACCGACCTGACCACGAAGGACGCCGTCCCGACGTCCGCGACGGCGAACAACGACCTGCTGTTCACCAGCTACTGA